In Thermodesulfobacteriota bacterium, a single genomic region encodes these proteins:
- a CDS encoding metal ABC transporter substrate-binding protein, producing the protein MKRHTILRRLIICVALAVVSAFFMCGEAGAKVNIVTSVPDFAAIAREIGGDKVDVVSLGKGYQDPHFVDAKPVYVTKLNRADILIYNGLDLESGWLPILVTGARNSKISTLNSEGNVDASTFIANVLEVPTGPIDRSMGDVHPRGNPHYLLDPRNGIPVAKGIAAKLSEVDPENASYYDENYEKFAKLLESKIKEWDEELAPYKGTEIVSYHKNLEYLSEWAGLKEVGFIEPKPGIPPTPSHVAELIKKMKSMDVKLVIASNYYPQKTPSIIAEQTGAAFLSIPTQVEGEDGINTYFDLFDAIVGEITGALSEKKGAADHSYSGTEG; encoded by the coding sequence ATGAAACGGCATACGATACTAAGAAGATTGATCATATGTGTGGCCCTCGCCGTCGTCTCCGCATTCTTCATGTGCGGAGAAGCCGGGGCGAAGGTGAATATTGTCACCTCCGTCCCCGATTTCGCGGCGATCGCGAGAGAGATCGGGGGAGACAAGGTCGATGTGGTGAGCCTGGGGAAGGGTTATCAGGACCCGCACTTCGTCGACGCGAAGCCCGTATACGTGACTAAGCTCAACAGGGCCGACATCCTCATCTACAACGGGCTCGACCTCGAATCGGGCTGGCTGCCGATCCTGGTAACAGGCGCGAGGAATTCGAAGATCTCGACGTTGAATTCAGAGGGGAACGTCGACGCGTCTACGTTTATAGCCAATGTCCTCGAAGTGCCGACAGGGCCTATAGACAGGTCGATGGGAGACGTACACCCGAGAGGGAACCCGCATTATCTGCTCGACCCGAGGAACGGCATCCCAGTAGCAAAGGGGATCGCGGCGAAACTTTCGGAAGTCGATCCGGAGAACGCTTCATACTACGATGAGAATTACGAGAAATTCGCCAAACTCCTCGAATCGAAGATAAAGGAGTGGGACGAAGAGCTCGCTCCTTATAAGGGGACCGAGATCGTTTCATATCACAAAAATCTCGAATACCTCTCGGAGTGGGCAGGACTTAAGGAGGTGGGATTCATAGAGCCCAAGCCCGGGATACCGCCGACACCTTCCCACGTCGCGGAGCTGATAAAAAAGATGAAATCCATGGACGTGAAGCTCGTCATAGCGTCTAACTACTACCCGCAAAAAACACCTTCGATAATTGCGGAGCAGACGGGCGCCGCGTTTCTTTCCATTCCCACGCAGGTTGAAGGAGAGGACGGCATCAACACGTATTTCGATCTCTTCGACGCGATCGTGGGCGAGATCACGGGAGCGCTCAGTGAGAAAAAGGGAGCGGCGGATCACTCGTATTCAGGCACGGAGGGATAA